One genomic window of Anaerobranca californiensis DSM 14826 includes the following:
- a CDS encoding GntR family transcriptional regulator, with product MKKVCHKSPIPLYYQLKEIIQEMIENEELRGGEPIPSENELCEYHGISRMTVNKAINSLVYEGLVYRLKGKGTFVCENKKMHEIKSLKGFTEEMEEKGYKVTTKILSFKIVKGTKSKIHHLKLKNAEKLIEIKRLRFLNEEPHSIETAWIPQKFCPDLTKDLLENNSLYWLFKNKYNFTLKYAKQAIEPILINSYESKLLGIDEKSLALLFRRTTMLDDDQVIEYTKAIYRTDKFKYELELKP from the coding sequence ATGAAAAAAGTATGTCATAAAAGTCCAATTCCTTTATATTATCAACTAAAAGAGATTATTCAAGAAATGATAGAAAATGAAGAATTAAGAGGGGGAGAACCTATACCATCAGAAAATGAACTTTGTGAATACCACGGGATAAGTAGAATGACGGTAAACAAAGCTATTAATTCTTTAGTATATGAAGGATTAGTATATAGGCTGAAAGGTAAAGGAACATTTGTCTGTGAAAATAAAAAGATGCATGAAATTAAAAGTTTAAAGGGTTTTACTGAAGAAATGGAAGAAAAAGGTTATAAAGTTACAACTAAAATATTATCTTTTAAAATTGTTAAAGGAACCAAAAGTAAAATACACCATTTAAAGTTAAAAAATGCTGAAAAACTGATAGAGATAAAGAGATTGAGATTTTTAAATGAAGAACCCCATAGTATAGAAACAGCTTGGATTCCCCAAAAGTTTTGTCCTGATTTAACAAAAGATTTATTAGAAAATAACTCTTTGTATTGGTTATTTAAAAATAAATATAATTTTACTTTAAAATATGCTAAACAAGCTATTGAACCTATTTTAATTAATAGTTATGAGAGTAAATTATTAGGTATAGATGAAAAGTCTTTAGCCCTACTATTTAGAAGAACAACCATGTTAGATGATGACCAAGTTATTGAGTATACTAAGGCGATATATCGAACAGATAAATTTAAATATGAACTGGAACTAAAACCGTAA
- a CDS encoding PTS ascorbate transporter subunit IIC, producing MELIMFFINQIFREASLFLGIIALAGLLLQRKSFSEVIQGTFKTIIGVVILTQGVNIIVNAMLPLSGGFEFLYGIEGDKVLRPMGSDALISNFGSQIGLAMLLAFLINVFVARFTKIKNVFLTGHHLFWFAFIFVAVGVEAGLEGINLILFSTLFLALYIILVPAIIKPYVKKVIGDDSFTLGHPTVILSLVSGFVGSLVGDKSKSTEEIKFSPKLNFLREITITSSLVMFIVYIVVGLLGAKEVYNTDKNLVVYSLMQGILFGAGLTVLLSGVRMMLAEIIPAFKGISDKVIPNAIPALDCPIIFPYAPNAVLIGFIVSMITSVITIILLGTTGFFPYAILPLTITCFFEIGTAAVIGNGTGGVRGAVIGSAVAGVVMIFLVGFSIPFLANTVSDWIVIFGGNDFSLWAIISGLFSRIFV from the coding sequence ATGGAACTTATTATGTTTTTTATTAACCAAATCTTCCGGGAAGCGTCTTTGTTTTTAGGTATTATCGCTTTAGCAGGATTGTTATTACAAAGGAAATCTTTTTCAGAAGTAATCCAAGGAACATTTAAAACAATCATCGGAGTAGTAATTTTAACTCAAGGGGTAAATATAATAGTAAATGCTATGTTACCCTTAAGTGGCGGATTTGAATTTCTTTACGGAATCGAAGGAGATAAGGTATTAAGACCTATGGGCTCAGATGCTTTAATTTCTAATTTTGGTTCGCAAATTGGTTTAGCAATGTTGTTAGCCTTTTTGATTAATGTCTTTGTCGCTAGATTTACTAAAATCAAAAATGTTTTCCTTACTGGTCATCATCTTTTCTGGTTTGCTTTTATCTTTGTAGCTGTCGGTGTAGAAGCAGGTCTTGAAGGTATAAACTTAATTCTTTTTAGTACTTTATTTTTAGCTTTATATATAATCTTAGTACCTGCAATAATAAAACCTTATGTTAAAAAAGTTATAGGAGATGATTCTTTTACATTAGGTCATCCTACTGTAATTCTTTCATTAGTATCTGGATTTGTTGGTAGTTTAGTAGGGGATAAATCAAAGTCTACAGAGGAAATCAAATTCTCACCTAAACTAAACTTTTTAAGGGAAATTACAATAACTTCCTCTTTAGTAATGTTTATTGTTTATATAGTAGTAGGCTTATTAGGGGCAAAGGAAGTATATAATACTGATAAGAACCTTGTTGTATATTCCCTAATGCAAGGTATATTATTTGGTGCAGGATTAACAGTCTTATTAAGTGGTGTTAGAATGATGTTAGCAGAGATTATACCTGCTTTTAAAGGTATATCAGATAAAGTAATACCAAATGCAATTCCGGCCCTGGACTGTCCAATCATATTCCCTTATGCACCAAATGCTGTATTGATCGGTTTTATTGTTTCTATGATAACATCAGTAATAACTATTATTCTATTAGGTACAACAGGATTTTTCCCTTATGCAATTTTACCATTAACAATAACTTGTTTTTTTGAAATTGGTACAGCAGCGGTTATTGGTAATGGTACTGGTGGAGTAAGGGGAGCAGTTATTGGCTCAGCTGTAGCAGGAGTAGTAATGATTTTTTTAGTAGGCTTTTCAATACCATTTTTAGCTAATACAGTATCTGATTGGATAGTAATATTTGGTGGTAATGACTTCTCCCTTTGGGCAATAATTTCTGGACTATTTTCAAGAATTTTTGTATAA
- a CDS encoding SIS domain-containing protein has translation MLKYTKTYFYKIAEILEKVQETQGEKIYKAGLKIAETFEKGKSTFVFGCSHAGIIAEELFYRTGGLAIINPIFNPTLMLNTRPVTLTTQMERINGFGKVILESSPIQKGDVLIIHSVSGRNSVPVEMAIEAKGKGIYVIAITNLTYSKNVSSRDKSNKKLYEVADLVIDNCGVYEDSVVEMQGLSQKVGPTSTIIGAVIGHSIVIETVSILLEKGITPPIFHSANVDGGDEFNQEILNKYQGLIHYL, from the coding sequence ATGTTAAAATATACAAAAACATATTTTTATAAAATAGCAGAGATTTTAGAAAAAGTTCAAGAAACACAGGGAGAAAAAATTTATAAAGCTGGTCTTAAGATTGCAGAAACCTTTGAAAAAGGGAAATCAACTTTTGTTTTTGGGTGTTCCCATGCAGGCATTATTGCAGAAGAATTATTTTATAGGACAGGTGGCTTAGCGATAATTAATCCTATTTTTAATCCTACATTAATGTTAAATACCAGGCCAGTTACATTAACAACCCAAATGGAAAGGATTAATGGTTTTGGGAAAGTAATCCTTGAATCTTCTCCAATACAAAAAGGGGATGTATTGATAATCCACTCTGTTTCCGGTAGAAATAGTGTTCCTGTTGAGATGGCCATTGAAGCCAAAGGAAAAGGTATTTATGTTATAGCAATAACAAATTTAACTTATTCTAAAAATGTAAGTTCAAGGGATAAAAGTAATAAAAAATTGTATGAAGTTGCTGATTTAGTAATTGATAATTGTGGAGTTTATGAAGATTCTGTTGTAGAAATGCAAGGATTATCACAAAAAGTTGGACCTACGTCGACAATCATAGGAGCTGTTATTGGCCACTCTATTGTAATAGAAACTGTTAGTATTTTATTAGAAAAAGGGATTACCCCACCTATATTCCATAGTGCCAACGTAGATGGTGGAGATGAATTTAATCAAGAAATTTTAAATAAATATCAAGGATTGATCCATTATTTGTAG
- a CDS encoding PTS sugar transporter subunit IIA — protein sequence MDKIIELRNIKTKVECVNWQQAIKEAGNLLVKSGYIKEGYVEEIIKTVETLGPYFVIIPHIALAHARPSDLVLRNGLSIITLKDPVEFGKKENDPVKIVIAFCAKSGEEHLDTLRKLALIFEEPEVIDEIVRADKPKTIYKILNR from the coding sequence GTGGATAAAATAATAGAATTAAGGAATATTAAAACAAAAGTTGAATGTGTTAATTGGCAGCAAGCAATTAAAGAAGCTGGTAACCTTTTAGTTAAAAGTGGTTATATAAAAGAAGGATATGTAGAAGAAATTATAAAAACTGTTGAAACTTTAGGACCTTATTTTGTAATTATCCCACATATAGCTTTAGCCCATGCGAGACCTAGTGATTTAGTGTTAAGGAATGGATTAAGTATAATTACTTTAAAAGACCCAGTGGAATTTGGTAAAAAGGAAAACGATCCCGTTAAAATAGTTATCGCCTTTTGTGCTAAAAGTGGAGAAGAGCATTTGGATACTTTAAGAAAATTGGCATTGATTTTTGAAGAACCTGAAGTTATAGATGAAATAGTAAGGGCAGATAAACCAAAAACAATTTATAAAATTTTAAACAGATAA
- a CDS encoding PTS sugar transporter subunit IIB, protein MGKELKILAVCGFGVGSSMILKMKIDEVLKENNIKADVFTTDVGTATSTPCDVIFTSSELGETFKGKVSVPVVVINNFINKKEIEEKGLSVIKELL, encoded by the coding sequence ATGGGAAAAGAACTGAAAATTTTAGCTGTTTGTGGTTTTGGGGTAGGTTCTTCAATGATTTTAAAAATGAAAATTGATGAGGTATTAAAAGAAAACAATATTAAAGCAGATGTTTTTACTACCGACGTAGGTACTGCTACTTCAACACCATGTGATGTAATCTTTACATCTAGTGAACTTGGAGAAACTTTTAAGGGAAAGGTTTCGGTACCAGTAGTAGTGATCAACAATTTTATTAATAAAAAAGAAATAGAAGAAAAAGGATTAAGTGTAATAAAAGAACTACTATAA